TAGGCGCGCGCCGCCTGCCGCATCCGGGCATGCCGCTCGGGATTGCCCACAACCCCCGCAATCGCGCCCGAAAACTCCCCATCCTCCGCCACGCAGCCCGTCTCCCCATCGCGCACAATCGAGCACGGCCCGCCATCTCGCGTCACCACTGCCGGAACCCCCGACGCCAGCGCCTCCAGCACTACATTCCCAAACGTGTCCGTGTGCGAAGGGAAGACAAACAGGTCCATGCCCGCATAGGCCCGCGCCAGCGCTTCGCCGCGCAGCACGCCCGTGAACTCGGCGCGCGGCAGCCGCTCCCGCAGCCATGCCTCTTCCTGTCCTTGGCCCACAATGCGAAAGCGAAAATTCCTGAGCCCGCGCGCTTCCAGCTCCTGCTGAATCTGCGCCAGCAGCGCCACATTCTTCTCCACCGAGAGCCGCCCCACAAACCCCAGCACAAAATCGCCCGTGCTCGCTTCCGTGCGCTTCTCCGGCGAAAACAGCTCCGTGTCCACCCCGCGCTGCATCAGGTGGCAGGGCCGTCCCGTCGTGCGCTCCAGCAGCCGGCACAGCCCCTCGTTCGGGGCAAAGTTCACCTCCGCCCACGAGTAGAGCAGCGACGTCAGCCGCAAAAAGAACTCCTCAATGCCCGCGGCGCCCGCGCGCGCCAGCCCCTTTGGCAGGGAACTCAACAGCCACTGCGACCGCTTAGCCGCATACTCATGCACGTTCGTGTGCCATGAGGCCGCCATCGGAATCCGGTTCAGAATCGCCACCGCCGCAGCCATCAGACCCACATCGCTCGGGCCCGTGATGTGAACAATATCTGGCCGGAAGGCCCGCACCGTCTGGTCCATCACCCTCAGGTGGCGGAAGAAAACCGGATCGAGGTGCAAATCCTTGTCCAGCGGAACCGAGAAGATGCCGCGCCGCAGCTCCAGCGTCGTCAGCGCGCCCTCTTCGATCACCGCCGTCGGTCTGCCCCCGGCCCGCGCGCACAAAAACGGGAGCCCATGCCGCCGCGCATACGCCTCAAAGTGGCGCGACGTATGAGCGACTCCATTGATTTCATGAAAGGAATCGGGGAAGTACGCAACCCGGGGAACTGCCCTCTGGGACTCCGAAGGAAACGCCATCTGGTCAGTCTGGTTATACCTGCGCCTGAAAAATACCCGGTTAAAATCCGCTCTAACGGCGGCCCGACCGTGGTCCCGCTCCCGAACGAGACCCCGTCCCGGAACGAGACCCAGCCCCCGGCCGTGAACCTGACTTGGGCCCCGGCCTGCTTCCAGACCGCGTGCCTGGCCGTGCAGCCGGCTTGTTCCCCGCCTTCGCGCCAGATCTCGAGCCCGCTCTTTCCGTTGCTCGGGAAGCACCCTCTGGCGCCAATTTCCTCGCCGGACGTTCCGACGAGGCGCCGCCCTGTCCGCTCCGCGCGTTCTGTCCACCCTGTCCCGCGCGCCCCGGCCTGCCTGCCGCCGGTCTTCCTGCCCCGGCTCTGCCCGGCCGTCCGCCCGTGGCCGATTTCCTCGCTGGCTTCGCCTTCGGCAGCATCGTCAGCCGCTTGGTCTTCGTTGCGGCCTTCGGCTTGGGAGCGCGCTTCCGCTGCGCGGCCCGCCGCAGCGAGTCCACCTCTTCGGGGTTCAGCTCGCGCACCTCACCCGGCTCCACATCCAGCACCAGCGGGCCATACCCAATGCGGCGAATCTTCTCCACAAAGTGGCCGGTCTCCTCAAACATCTTGCGAATCTCGCGGTTCCGACCCTCAATCAGCGTCAGCTCAAACCACGGATTCTCCGCATCCCGCACCATCCGCACGCCCGCCGGAGCCGTCATCACGCGGCCCTCGCCCGGCCGTCCCCGGTCAATCATGATGCCCGCGCGAATCTGCTCCAGTTGCTCCTCCGTGGGCCGTCCGCTCACCTTCACCAGGTAAACCTTCTCCACATGCGAAGACGCCTTGGTCAGCGTATTGGCCAGCGCACCGTCATTGGTCATCAGCAGCAGGCCTTCGCTCGCATAATCCAGCCGCCCTACGGGATACAACCGCTCCCCGCCCTTCCCCCGGCCATGGAAGAACTCCATCACCGTGTGCCGCCCCTCCGGGTCGCTCACCGTCGTGACGTAACCCTTCGGCTTGTTCAGCATGAAGTAGCGCAGCTTCTCCGGCCCCTGCAGCAGCTTCCCGTCTACGCGAATGTGGTCGCTCGCCGCATCAGCCTTGAAGCCCATCTCCGTGACCACCTGCCCGTTCACCTGCACGCGTCCGGCCAGAATCAGTTCCTCGGCCTTGCGCCGCGAGGCCACGCCCGCCGACGCCAGAATCTTCTGCAGCCGCTCGCCGCCGCGAGGCTCTTCCTGTGGCGCAGCCTGCTGCGCCTTCTCCGTCCGTGGCTTGCGGCTAGGCATGAGCCGTCTCCTCTGCTTCGTCTTCTTCCGCGCCTTCGGCAGTCTCTACAACGGCTGCCTCCGCCACCACGCTCACCGCCGTGGCCACACCCGGCACGTCTTCATAAATCGTGGACTCATCCGTGACCGCAATCGCGCCGCCGTCGCCTTCCACCTCAATCTCGACACGCGGCCGTCCCAGCTCCGCTGGAGCCTCCACCGCCTCATCGGCTGCGGCGCTTTTTTCTTCCGCCTGCGCCCGGGCCTCCGTCTGCTCCTCATCAAAGGGCAGCGATTCGTTCAACTCGCCGGCCATCTTCTCAAACTCTTCCATCGATGGCAGCTCGTTCAAATCCTTGAGCCCAAAGCGCAGCAGAAATTCCTTGGTCGTCTTGTAGAGAATCGGCCGTCCAATCACCTGTTTGCGGCCCGCCGTCGTCACCAGCTTGCGGCCAATCAGCGAGCCAATCACGCCCGCCGAGTCCACGCCGCGAATCTCGCCCACCTCCGGCGCCGTCACCGGCTGCTTGTAGGCAATCACCGCCAGCGTCTCCAGCGCCTGCAGGCTCAGTTTGATGGGCGGCTTCAGGCTCCGCACAAACGCCCGCACCGAGTCGTGATACTCCGGCCGCGTACCCACGCGATAGCCTCCGGCCACCTCGCGAATCTCCATCCCGCGGTCGCTCTTCGCATACTCGGCGATCAGCTCTTCCACCGTCCGCCGCAGCTCGTCGCGAATCTCGCGCTCGCGCAGTCGCGCCAGCTTCTTCTCGTCAATCTCTTCCGGCGTTTCCGTGGCAACCGTCTCTTCGGTTGGCACCTCGGCCGTGCCCTGCGCTTCTTCTTCCGGCTCTTCCGCCGTCCCGTCTTCCGCGTTCTCCGGCTCGCTGGCCTCAAGCGTTCCGGCTTCGGCCTCTTCAGCTGGCGTCTCGGCCTCGCTCTGCGCTTCCTCTTCCGCGCCAGCGTCTTCTGCGCTCTCGACCTCGCCCTCAGCCGGGGCGGCCATCACTTCTTCGGCCTCTTCCGCATCGGCTTCAGCAATCGCAGCGGACTCCGCCGCCCGCGCCTCCGCCTCTTCGGCGGCCTCGGCCTCGCGCTGCTGCTTCTGTTCGAGCGCGTCCTCGCCAAACAACGCCGCTAGCTGCGCCAGCGTTACCGGCTCTTCAGCAGCGTAGATCACGGCTTCAATTCTTGCTTTCAGGCTCATGAAATTCTCTCTCGATACTACCGAACCTGCCCCCGAGCGCCCTCACACCCTGCGGAAAACTCGTCCCGAACCCCTTCGGGTGCCCCCGGTCCGTGGTTTCGGCCCGGCAAATGTTGCCCCGTGTCTTCGGACCCAGGAAAACTCGGGCCCCTCCTTCAAAGGCCGCCCTGAGCGCAGCCGAAGGGTACCATAACGATGCTTGTATCAGGGCACGGCTTTAGCCGGGTGCGGGGTGCCCCGGGTCCGTGTTTTCGGACCCGGGCAAATATTGCCCCGTGTTTTCGGACCCGGGAAACACGTGCCAGTCCTTAAACCCTCGCGGCGCGCCTCGGTCCGGCAAACACCAGGGCGCCGCAGGCGCGTGTGCCCGTCCTCTCCATTCTGGACGGCGAGTCCCCCTAGGCCCAGTCGTCCCGAATCAGGCTCGCGCTCTCCGTCAACACCTCATCAAACCGCTCCTGTTTCTTGATGAGAATATCGGTGAAGTTGCCCGGCTGAAACAGCAGCACCGCCTGCAGCCGCACCAGCTCCAGCAGTGCCAGAAACGTGCAGATCAGCGTGCGCTCCGAGCGCGTCGAGGCCAATATCCGCCGCAGCGAAACCGGCTTGTCCTCCGTCATCATCCGGCGGCGCACATAGTCAATCATCTGCCCCACCGTCACCGAGTCCTCCTCCACATCGAGAACCGGCTTCTCCCTGATCCGCTCCAGAATCTCGCGAAACACGCGCGCCAGGTCCATCGTGTCGGCCGCAATCTCCTGCTCCGTGCCCTCCGCGTGGCGAAACTCCCTGATCTGCGGATTCGAGAAGATCGCCGCCTCAATCTGCTGCTTCTGCGCCAGCATCTGCGCCGCATTCTTGAAGCGCTCGTGTTCGAGCAGCCGCTCCACCAGCTCCCGGCGCGGATCCTCCGCCTCATCGCCCGCAATCTCCACCGGCAGCCGAGGCAGCAGCATCTTGCTCTTGATGTGAATCAGCAGCGCGGCCATATAAATGAACTCGCCCGCCGTATCCACGTCGGTGTGCTTCAGCCGCTCCACATAGGCCAGAAACTGCGCCGTGATCTTCGCAATCGGAATGTCGTAGATGTCGATGTCCTGCTTGCGAATCAGGTCCAGCAGCAGATCGAGCGGCCCGTCATACACCAGCCCCACCGTCACCGAGAACGGAAACCCGTTCTCCTCCTCGCGGCCCTTGCCGCCCTTGTCCTTGCGCCCCTTGCCCTCGGCCGCGGCATCGGCCTTCGCCGTTTTGCTGACTGGCTCCAGCCCCGCCTTTACCGCCGCTGCCTCTCCGGCAGGCGCCGCTGCGCCCTCCACCGCGTCCGGCGCAGCGGATACTTCAACATCGATCTTCGGATTGTTCTCAGAGGAGTTCAATAAGTTCACTCTCTACAAAAGCGGCCGATAGTTACGCAGATACTCCGTAATGTCAATGAACTCGACTTCCGGAGCTATATTCGCACCGTTGGACACTTCTGGACGATTCAAATCAACGAACTGAAGCTGCCATTTGTCCCCGTGTTGGCGCACCCGAAGATGAATCTGTTCATTCTTGCGAAGCAGGCGTTTGGCTTGCGCAAAAGCTTGCGCATAAACGTTCTGCGGAAGCACAAAGTCATACAAATCATCTTCCGGACGCTTCCAGCAAAGCAGGGTCCATATCTCATACGAACGAGCCGGGATCCGGAAATGCCATCCATCTGGCTCTTCCACGGCAGCCGTGACGAGCACGCGTTTCTTCTTTGCCGTCAGGTAAGGCTCTTCGATCTCGCGCTCCAGGGTGGTGAAGACACGATTCGCCTCCTGCGAAAGCCGGGCGTCACGCGAAACCAGATTATTCACCCAGTAGTCGCGCAGAAAGATCGTTCTTTGATCGCTCGCAACAGCAAGCCAGTCTTCGCAATCCTCCAGGTGATAAAGCTTCTCCCGCTCTTGCGCGGTCAGGCCAAAGTAGCGCCGCACTGCGCCGAGTTCATGCGTAATACCCATGGCCGCTCGCACCGGCAGCATCGTCTCTTCCGCGCGGGCAGCCGCCTTCCTTGACTGCTCCCGCAGCATCTCCCAGGTCTCATCAATTCGCGCTTCATATCTCTGGCGCTTCTCATGAAAGGGATCTGTAATTGCAACCACCGAATGCCCAGCCTCGATCTTGCACCACTCACAAGGCAGTGAGGCTTTCCGGCATCCTTCCTGGGTTTGCGCGATAACCTCCGCGCTGCTGAAAATCTTGTGCAGATCGCCCACCGGGCAAAGATCAGGATCACCCGGATCAGAGGGCGTCATCCGCTGGCCGTTCGTGGACATGCGGTGAATCTTGGTCGCCACGGCCATGGGAGACTCGCTCAATCCGATCGTGTTGCCATAGCTCTTCGACATCTTCCGCCCATCCGTGCCGGGCAGTTTGGGGGTCGGCGTCAACAGCGACTCCGGCTCCGACAAAATCGAGGACTTATACATCGAATTGAACCGCCGAGCCACCTCGCGCGTCAGCTCCACGTGTGCCACCTGGTCCTGCCCCACCGGCACGTAATCCGCCTGGTAGAGCAGAATGTCCGCCGACTGCAGCAGCGGATATCCTAGAAACCCATACGTCGTCAGGTCCTTGGTCGTCAGGTTCTCCATCTGCTCTTTATAGGTCGGCACGCGCTCCAGCCAGCCCAGCGGCGTGAGCATCGAGAAGAGAAGATGCAATTCCGCATGCTGCGGCACATGGCTCTGAATGAAGATCGTGCACCTCTCAGGATCAAGTCCGGCGGCCAGCCAATCCAGCGCGACATCCAGCGTGTTCTGCTTGATGCGGCTCGGGTCCGCATAATCGGTCGTCAGCGCATGCCAGTCGGCAATAAAGAAGTAGCACTCATACTCGTGCTGCAGACGCACCCAGTTCGCCAGGGCGCCCATGTAGTTGCCAAGGTGCAGCTTGCCGGTGGGGCGCATGCCGCTCAGCACGCGCTTTTTTTGATCGGTTGTCGTGATCGGCACTCGGGTCCTTCAGAGGAAAAAGATTGCTCTCATTGTACGAATTCAAGCCCGCATAGCAGAATAACCGCCCGGTCCCTCACACCCGCAGCAGAATCATGTTCACCATCGCCAGCAGCGGACTCAGGAAAAAGTCCATCACCGGCGCGCCCACAAAAATGATCAGCGCCAGCCCAATCCAGCCGCCCAGCGAGTCGTAAAACTTCAGCGCGTTATAGGGCAGCAGGTTCCGCAGTATGTGCGAGCCATCCAGCGGCGGAATCGGCAGCAGATTAAAGATCGTCAGCATCAGGTTCAGCCACACGCTCAGGTACAACAGCAGCCCCACTGGAACCACCGCTCCGCCCTGCGTCAGCGCCAGTCCCCACGCGCCCGCCGCCAGCGCATGCACCACCAGCTCGCCCCCCGGAGCAGCCTTGGCCAGCACCACCAGCAGCACCACGCTCACCAGCGCAATCACCAGGTTGCTGCCCGGCCCGGCCAGCGTTACCAGCATGTCGTCGCGCTTGTAGTGCTTGAAGTTGCGCCCATTCACCGGCGTCGGCTTCGCCCAGCCAATCAGAAACTGCCCAAATCCCGGCGCAAACAGCATCACCAGCGGCAAAATAATCGTGCCCAGTATGTCGATGTGCTTCACCGGATTCAGCGTCACGCGTCCCAGCATGCGCGCCGTCTGGTCGCCCAGGCGCGAAGCCATCCACGCGTGCGAGGCTTCGTGCAGACTCAAGGCAAACAGAAGCAGTACAAATTCAAAGATTTTGATAACAATTTGCTGGTTCATGGACAGTCTGATCCTATCAGGCCATCCCCGCCGCCCGAACCCGTCCGCCCTACACCCACACGTCGTTGGCTGCCGTCAGCGCGCCGCCCGCATCACCCGTGTTCACCACCCCGCGCGGCTCCAGAATCAGCGCATGACACTCCCCGGCCGCCCGCGTAATGTGCTCCACCCCGCGCGGAACCACAAACATCTCTCCGGCCCCGAGCGTCACCGTGCGATCCCGAAAGCCAATCTCCATCTCGCCTTCGATCACCAGAAACGCCTCGTCCGTGTCCTCGTGCTGGTGCCACACAAACTCGCCCTTGAGCTTCACTACCTTGAACTGGTAGTCATTCATCTCGGCCACCACGCGCGGCGACCAGTGCTCTTCAAACTTCCCGAGCTTCTCCCTCAGGTTCACCACCTGCGGCTCACTCACACCCAGCTCCTCTCCGTCCCGGACGGTCCCGGCGGCGTCACCACCGCACCCCGTCCCACCATCATGCCCTTCGGAATCCTCAGCGCCGTCCGGTCCTCGAGCACCGCATACGGGCGAATCACGCACTCGTCCTCGAGCGCGACTTGATAGCCAAACGTGAACTCCACGCCGTGATAAATCTTCACGCCGCTGCCCATTTCCGCAAAAATGTGCCGCCCCAGCATCCGCCGGAAGCGAAATCCCAGGCAATGGTTCAGCGCCAGCGGCGTCCGGTCAAACATCTGCCAGAACCACACCAGCGGCTTCACCGGCGCAAACCGCTCGCGGTCCAGCTCCGGCTCATACTCGGCCGCCAGCGTCACATTGTTCGGGTCCAGCGCCAGCTCCATCACGTTGTAGGGCAGCTCGCTCACCAGCGTAAAGTTCAGCCGCCCGGCCGGCGCGCGCCCCAGCAGAATATGGTGCAGATTATCCCGCACCAGCTCGGCCCGAATCGACGGCTTCTTGTGCCGGGTAAACTCATCGTCCAAAAACGCAATCCAGCGATCAAAGACCTCATCGGCCTCCCGCGTCGGCCGCGGCTCAGCAACTTCAGGATTCGTCATAACCATCCTTCGCCAACGAGTGTACGCCGCCCGCATCTCCTCCGAAAAAGGCGGGTGCCCCACGTCTCGATTTTGAGACGTGGGAGCCTTGTCCTGCTCAGTCCGCCCGTGGGGACCCCGGGTGCCCCATGCAAGCCTGCCGTTGCCTTGAGTGCGGTTGTTTCTTTTGCCTCATAGAACGCCCGTATCAGGGCACGGCTTCAGCCGTGCCGTCAGGCAGCAAAATTAAAGACGGGCTTCAGCCCCTGCATCCCACCCCGCCTTGTCATTC
The DNA window shown above is from Acidobacterium capsulatum ATCC 51196 and carries:
- a CDS encoding segregation and condensation protein A, which encodes MNSSENNPKIDVEVSAAPDAVEGAAAPAGEAAAVKAGLEPVSKTAKADAAAEGKGRKDKGGKGREEENGFPFSVTVGLVYDGPLDLLLDLIRKQDIDIYDIPIAKITAQFLAYVERLKHTDVDTAGEFIYMAALLIHIKSKMLLPRLPVEIAGDEAEDPRRELVERLLEHERFKNAAQMLAQKQQIEAAIFSNPQIREFRHAEGTEQEIAADTMDLARVFREILERIREKPVLDVEEDSVTVGQMIDYVRRRMMTEDKPVSLRRILASTRSERTLICTFLALLELVRLQAVLLFQPGNFTDILIKKQERFDEVLTESASLIRDDWA
- the trpS gene encoding tryptophan--tRNA ligase; the protein is MPITTTDQKKRVLSGMRPTGKLHLGNYMGALANWVRLQHEYECYFFIADWHALTTDYADPSRIKQNTLDVALDWLAAGLDPERCTIFIQSHVPQHAELHLLFSMLTPLGWLERVPTYKEQMENLTTKDLTTYGFLGYPLLQSADILLYQADYVPVGQDQVAHVELTREVARRFNSMYKSSILSEPESLLTPTPKLPGTDGRKMSKSYGNTIGLSESPMAVATKIHRMSTNGQRMTPSDPGDPDLCPVGDLHKIFSSAEVIAQTQEGCRKASLPCEWCKIEAGHSVVAITDPFHEKRQRYEARIDETWEMLREQSRKAAARAEETMLPVRAAMGITHELGAVRRYFGLTAQEREKLYHLEDCEDWLAVASDQRTIFLRDYWVNNLVSRDARLSQEANRVFTTLEREIEEPYLTAKKKRVLVTAAVEEPDGWHFRIPARSYEIWTLLCWKRPEDDLYDFVLPQNVYAQAFAQAKRLLRKNEQIHLRVRQHGDKWQLQFVDLNRPEVSNGANIAPEVEFIDITEYLRNYRPLL
- a CDS encoding site-2 protease family protein, yielding MNQQIVIKIFEFVLLLFALSLHEASHAWMASRLGDQTARMLGRVTLNPVKHIDILGTIILPLVMLFAPGFGQFLIGWAKPTPVNGRNFKHYKRDDMLVTLAGPGSNLVIALVSVVLLVVLAKAAPGGELVVHALAAGAWGLALTQGGAVVPVGLLLYLSVWLNLMLTIFNLLPIPPLDGSHILRNLLPYNALKFYDSLGGWIGLALIIFVGAPVMDFFLSPLLAMVNMILLRV
- a CDS encoding cupin domain-containing protein is translated as MSEPQVVNLREKLGKFEEHWSPRVVAEMNDYQFKVVKLKGEFVWHQHEDTDEAFLVIEGEMEIGFRDRTVTLGAGEMFVVPRGVEHITRAAGECHALILEPRGVVNTGDAGGALTAANDVWV
- a CDS encoding glycosyltransferase, which encodes MAFPSESQRAVPRVAYFPDSFHEINGVAHTSRHFEAYARRHGLPFLCARAGGRPTAVIEEGALTTLELRRGIFSVPLDKDLHLDPVFFRHLRVMDQTVRAFRPDIVHITGPSDVGLMAAAVAILNRIPMAASWHTNVHEYAAKRSQWLLSSLPKGLARAGAAGIEEFFLRLTSLLYSWAEVNFAPNEGLCRLLERTTGRPCHLMQRGVDTELFSPEKRTEASTGDFVLGFVGRLSVEKNVALLAQIQQELEARGLRNFRFRIVGQGQEEAWLRERLPRAEFTGVLRGEALARAYAGMDLFVFPSHTDTFGNVVLEALASGVPAVVTRDGGPCSIVRDGETGCVAEDGEFSGAIAGVVGNPERHARMRQAARAYALTASWDAVFDKVYEAYRGVLRG
- a CDS encoding pseudouridine synthase, whose protein sequence is MPSRKPRTEKAQQAAPQEEPRGGERLQKILASAGVASRRKAEELILAGRVQVNGQVVTEMGFKADAASDHIRVDGKLLQGPEKLRYFMLNKPKGYVTTVSDPEGRHTVMEFFHGRGKGGERLYPVGRLDYASEGLLLMTNDGALANTLTKASSHVEKVYLVKVSGRPTEEQLEQIRAGIMIDRGRPGEGRVMTAPAGVRMVRDAENPWFELTLIEGRNREIRKMFEETGHFVEKIRRIGYGPLVLDVEPGEVRELNPEEVDSLRRAAQRKRAPKPKAATKTKRLTMLPKAKPARKSATGGRPGRAGAGRPAAGRPGRAGQGGQNARSGQGGASSERPARKLAPEGASRATERAGSRSGAKAGNKPAARPGTRSGSRPGPKSGSRPGAGSRSGTGSRSGAGPRSGRR
- the scpB gene encoding SMC-Scp complex subunit ScpB, with the protein product MSLKARIEAVIYAAEEPVTLAQLAALFGEDALEQKQQREAEAAEEAEARAAESAAIAEADAEEAEEVMAAPAEGEVESAEDAGAEEEAQSEAETPAEEAEAGTLEASEPENAEDGTAEEPEEEAQGTAEVPTEETVATETPEEIDEKKLARLREREIRDELRRTVEELIAEYAKSDRGMEIREVAGGYRVGTRPEYHDSVRAFVRSLKPPIKLSLQALETLAVIAYKQPVTAPEVGEIRGVDSAGVIGSLIGRKLVTTAGRKQVIGRPILYKTTKEFLLRFGLKDLNELPSMEEFEKMAGELNESLPFDEEQTEARAQAEEKSAAADEAVEAPAELGRPRVEIEVEGDGGAIAVTDESTIYEDVPGVATAVSVVAEAAVVETAEGAEEDEAEETAHA